Proteins from a single region of Sphingomonas phyllosphaerae:
- a CDS encoding VOC family protein, with product MTNPHGTPVWYQLVSPDPDAAEAFYGHVLGWTTAPDDPPPPPGENQFDYREWVAPDGERIGGLMAPPPFAGMAPGWCFYAAVDDVDATIAAAVAAGGQAPMPAVDLPGTGRIALLIDPDGHRFYVMNGPAADRSQAFQPGDAPAPGHAVWNELTAADQDRAVAFYAGLLGWHQAGAMPMGALGDYKFVHAGPTAIGAAMNTPPGGAPGWCFYFAVDDIDAAAARVGAGGGAIVQGPDEIPGGQYSLVAHDPHGTAFGVVGPRRG from the coding sequence ATGACCAACCCCCACGGCACCCCCGTCTGGTACCAGCTGGTCAGCCCCGATCCCGATGCGGCCGAGGCCTTCTACGGCCACGTCCTGGGCTGGACCACCGCCCCCGACGATCCGCCCCCGCCGCCGGGCGAGAACCAGTTCGACTATCGCGAGTGGGTCGCGCCCGACGGCGAGCGGATCGGCGGGCTGATGGCACCGCCGCCTTTCGCGGGAATGGCGCCGGGCTGGTGCTTCTATGCCGCGGTGGACGATGTCGATGCCACGATCGCGGCCGCGGTCGCCGCCGGCGGGCAGGCGCCGATGCCCGCCGTCGACCTGCCCGGCACGGGGCGGATCGCGCTGCTGATCGATCCCGACGGGCACCGCTTTTACGTCATGAACGGCCCCGCCGCCGATCGCTCGCAGGCGTTCCAGCCGGGCGATGCGCCCGCCCCCGGCCACGCGGTGTGGAACGAGCTGACCGCCGCGGATCAGGATCGTGCCGTCGCCTTCTACGCCGGGCTGCTCGGCTGGCACCAGGCCGGCGCGATGCCGATGGGGGCGCTGGGCGACTACAAGTTCGTCCACGCCGGCCCGACCGCGATCGGCGCAGCGATGAACACCCCGCCGGGCGGCGCGCCGGGCTGGTGCTTCTACTTCGCGGTCGACGACATCGACGCCGCGGCGGCGCGCGTCGGCGCGGGCGGCGGCGCCATCGTGCAGGGGCCCGACGAGATACCCGGCGGGCAATATTCGCTGGTCGCGCACGACCCGCACGGCACCGCCTTCGGCGTCGTCGGCCCACGCCGCGGCTGA
- a CDS encoding DUF1428 family protein, whose amino-acid sequence MTYIEGFLTPVPVARRDAYRAHADRAADLLLELGVTRLVETWGEDVPHGVRTDMHRAVQATPDEAVLFSWFEYPDRATRDAANDRIRSDPRFADMGRDMPFDARRMIYGGFASVSDVVGGGGGGKAGFVDGVVLPVRGGARDAYRDHAAALAPLFVEHGALRVIDAIADDVPAGEVTDFARAVAIEDREEVGFGWVEWPSRAVRDDAWARLMADGRMTAAGDPPWNGQRMIFGGFAVLLDRTA is encoded by the coding sequence ATGACCTATATCGAAGGGTTCCTCACCCCCGTCCCCGTCGCCCGGCGGGACGCCTATCGCGCCCATGCGGATCGCGCCGCCGACCTGCTCCTGGAGCTGGGCGTCACCCGCCTGGTCGAGACATGGGGCGAGGACGTGCCGCACGGCGTGCGCACCGACATGCACCGCGCGGTGCAGGCGACGCCGGACGAGGCGGTGCTGTTCAGCTGGTTCGAATATCCCGATCGCGCCACCCGCGACGCGGCCAACGACCGTATCCGCAGCGATCCGCGCTTCGCGGACATGGGGCGGGACATGCCGTTCGACGCGCGTCGCATGATCTACGGCGGCTTCGCCTCGGTCAGCGACGTCGTCGGCGGGGGCGGGGGCGGCAAGGCCGGATTCGTCGATGGCGTCGTGCTGCCGGTCCGCGGTGGCGCGCGCGACGCCTATCGCGATCATGCCGCGGCGCTCGCGCCGCTCTTCGTCGAGCACGGCGCGCTCCGCGTCATCGACGCGATCGCGGACGACGTGCCGGCCGGGGAGGTCACCGATTTCGCGCGGGCGGTCGCCATCGAGGACCGGGAGGAGGTCGGTTTCGGCTGGGTGGAATGGCCGTCGCGAGCGGTCCGGGACGACGCCTGGGCGCGCCTGATGGCCGACGGGCGCATGACCGCGGCGGGCGATCCGCCATGGAACGGCCAGCGCATGATCTTCGGCGGATTCGCGGTCCTGCTCGACCGCACCGCCTGA